The Cylindrospermopsis curvispora GIHE-G1 genome contains a region encoding:
- the ruvA gene encoding Holliday junction branch migration protein RuvA: MISYLKGIVAGVQTGSPNRWILTLEVNGIGYDVYIPQRLANQLTHNGDVAHIFTHYQIREELPILYGFSSPAERDLFRHLLSVTGIGTAMAIALIDTLELPELVQAIISGNTTMLVQTPGVGKKTAERLCLELKGKLVEWRKSAGFFVATGGPPPAILEEVQMTLFALGYTPHEVSHALHVISEDIGLPKNSYPEDWIKQAIAHLSSNEIVNNP; this comes from the coding sequence ATGATCAGCTATCTCAAAGGTATTGTTGCTGGAGTGCAAACTGGTAGTCCCAATCGCTGGATCCTCACTTTGGAAGTCAATGGTATTGGCTATGATGTGTACATACCACAGCGTTTGGCTAATCAGTTAACTCATAACGGTGATGTAGCCCATATTTTTACCCATTACCAAATACGAGAAGAACTACCTATACTCTATGGCTTTTCTTCTCCAGCAGAAAGAGACTTATTTCGACATCTACTTTCTGTAACTGGTATTGGTACAGCTATGGCGATCGCTCTCATAGACACTTTAGAATTACCAGAACTAGTTCAAGCAATTATTTCCGGTAATACTACTATGCTAGTTCAAACCCCGGGAGTGGGTAAAAAAACCGCAGAGCGTCTGTGTTTGGAACTCAAGGGTAAATTGGTGGAATGGCGCAAGTCAGCAGGGTTTTTCGTTGCTACTGGTGGTCCACCACCAGCTATTTTAGAAGAGGTGCAAATGACACTTTTTGCCTTGGGTTATACTCCTCACGAAGTTAGTCATGCTCTCCATGTTATCAGTGAAGATATCGGTTTGCCTAAAAATTCCTACCCCGAGGACTGGATTAAACAGGCGATCGCTCATCTTAGTAGCAATGAAATTGTGAACAACCCTTAA
- the cas6 gene encoding CRISPR system precrRNA processing endoribonuclease RAMP protein Cas6, whose amino-acid sequence MVLQSLIIELGAATEKPIPTRLNQAIHAQFMEWLRMGNSYLAESVYHSQESSFSLSGLIGYRRKDGTRLGDRFLIRISLLNGNLIQPLLQGIEMYQTPSIYLDNFPFIIRGVYTVPNSHNLVSISDYNSLATIANFNSEIVLNFISPTSLQEQHNIQTFPLPELVFNTLLYRWNYFAPSELHFSSIQWQSLALAFDLKTQFLKINSFTETRREIGCVGWVKYFFPDLQQARIANILAKFALFSGIGRKTTMGMGEVRIIT is encoded by the coding sequence ATGGTTTTACAAAGTTTAATCATCGAACTGGGTGCTGCGACAGAAAAACCCATTCCTACAAGACTAAATCAGGCAATTCACGCTCAATTTATGGAGTGGTTAAGAATGGGCAATTCCTATCTAGCTGAATCGGTTTACCATAGTCAGGAATCATCATTTAGTTTATCTGGATTAATTGGTTATCGGCGTAAAGATGGGACAAGATTAGGGGATAGATTTTTGATTCGTATTTCTCTGTTAAATGGTAATTTAATACAACCTTTGTTACAAGGCATAGAAATGTATCAAACTCCATCTATTTATCTGGATAATTTTCCCTTTATCATTCGTGGTGTTTATACTGTACCTAACTCTCATAATTTAGTTAGTATTTCCGATTATAACAGTTTGGCAACTATTGCTAATTTTAATTCTGAGATCGTGCTAAATTTTATTTCTCCCACTAGTTTACAAGAACAGCACAATATCCAAACTTTTCCCTTACCAGAATTAGTATTTAATACTCTCCTATATCGTTGGAACTATTTTGCACCCTCAGAGTTGCATTTTTCTTCCATTCAATGGCAAAGTTTAGCCTTAGCCTTTGATTTAAAAACCCAGTTTTTAAAAATTAACAGCTTCACAGAAACCCGTAGAGAAATAGGTTGTGTGGGTTGGGTTAAATATTTTTTTCCAGATCTGCAACAAGCTCGTATAGCTAATATCTTAGCCAAATTCGCCCTTTTTTCTGGTATTGGTCGCAAAACAACTATGGGCATGGGAGAAGTGAGAATTATTACCTGA
- the bchH gene encoding magnesium chelatase subunit H, with the protein MKRIVLIAGFESFNADLYRKAALLASSRCCELDIHVFSDRHISTNQEEIKDALENADVFFGSLIFDYDQVLWLREHIRHIPIRLIFESALELMSLTQIGRFSIGDKPAGMPKPIKFILDKFSNGKEEDKLAGYISFLKLGPKLLKFVPVQKVQDLRNWLIIYGYWNAGGKENVAALFWTLAEKYLGLKVENIPEPIETPNMGLLHPDYPGFFLSPRAYLEWYGGNSHIGEKPVVAILLYRKHVITKQNYIPQLIKKFEDSGLIPLPIFINGVEGHVAVRDWMTTDYETYQRQKGNIETPSLSTEAVKVDILVSTIGFPLVGGPAGSMEAGRQVEVAKRILMAKNIPYIVAAPLLIQDIYSWTRQGIGGLQSVVLYALPELDGAIDTVPLGGLVGENIYLVPERVQRLIDRVRKWVTLGRKPKSARKIAIILYGFPPGYGAVGTAALLNVPRSLIKLLHALKEEGYTVGEIPQDGEELIRQVKVVDEELETWEKNKPFPTNTNTVNVKTLEKWLGYLRTSRIEKQWQSLSGAGIKTYGDELHVGGVQLGNIWIGIQPPLGIQGDPMRLMFERDLTPHPQYAAYYKWLQNEFQADAVVHFGMHGTVEWLPGSPLGNTGYSWSDILLGNLPNLYIYAANNPSESILAKRRGYGVLISHNVPPYGRAGLYKELVSLRDLIAEYREDPQKNYILKEGICKKIVDTGLDVDCPFDDAKKLGIPFTPENVKMFSVHAFEHYLVKLYEYLQVLENRLFSSGLHTLGEPPNQEELTGYLNAYFGEGTEVQEEENLIIDLLNQSTDELTNLLRGLNGEYIPPAPGGDLLRDGPGVLPTGRNIHALDPYRMPSPAAYERGREIARKIIDQHLQEHHSYPETVAVLLWGLDAIKTKGESLGILLELVGAEPVKEGTGRIVRYDLRPLETVGHPRIDVLGNLSGIFRDSFVNIIELLDDLFLRAAQIDEPQEWNFIRKHALLLQAQGVENPSARLFSNPSGDFGSLVNDRVVDGNWDSGDELGKTWESRNVFSYGRQDKGQARPEVLQTLLKTSDRIVQEIDSVEYGLTDIQEYYANTGGLKKAAEQQSGKRVTASFVESFSKDTTPRNLDDLLRMEYRTKLLNPKWANSMANQGSGGAFEISQRMTALIGWGGTVDFRDHWVYEQAADTYALDREMAEKLRQANPEAFRNIVSRMLEAHGRGLWNADENRLNQLRQLYELTDEQLEGVGV; encoded by the coding sequence ATGAAACGAATTGTCTTAATTGCTGGGTTTGAATCTTTTAATGCCGACTTATACCGAAAAGCAGCTCTTTTGGCTAGTTCTCGCTGTTGTGAGCTAGATATTCATGTGTTTAGCGATCGCCATATTAGCACAAACCAAGAAGAGATTAAGGATGCACTTGAAAATGCCGATGTGTTTTTTGGCAGTTTAATCTTTGACTATGATCAGGTTTTGTGGTTAAGGGAGCATATTCGTCATATTCCCATCCGACTAATTTTTGAGTCAGCTTTAGAACTAATGAGTTTGACCCAAATAGGTAGGTTTTCTATAGGTGATAAACCTGCGGGGATGCCAAAACCGATTAAGTTCATCCTGGATAAATTCAGCAATGGTAAAGAAGAAGACAAACTTGCTGGTTATATTAGTTTCCTCAAGCTGGGGCCCAAACTATTAAAATTTGTCCCCGTACAAAAAGTGCAAGATCTGCGCAACTGGTTAATCATCTATGGTTACTGGAATGCGGGTGGGAAAGAAAATGTAGCAGCTTTGTTTTGGACCCTGGCGGAAAAATATTTAGGTTTAAAAGTGGAGAATATTCCCGAACCCATAGAAACTCCCAACATGGGTTTATTGCACCCAGATTATCCAGGATTTTTTCTGTCACCGAGAGCATACTTAGAATGGTATGGGGGAAATAGTCACATCGGAGAAAAACCTGTGGTTGCCATACTACTGTATAGAAAACACGTTATTACTAAACAAAATTATATTCCCCAATTAATAAAGAAATTTGAAGATTCTGGTTTAATCCCCCTACCTATTTTCATTAACGGTGTAGAGGGTCATGTGGCGGTTCGTGATTGGATGACAACGGATTATGAAACCTACCAAAGACAAAAGGGGAATATAGAAACCCCTTCACTATCTACCGAAGCAGTAAAAGTTGATATCCTAGTTTCCACCATTGGATTTCCCCTAGTGGGTGGACCAGCTGGTTCCATGGAAGCGGGGAGACAAGTGGAAGTGGCCAAACGCATTCTTATGGCTAAAAATATCCCTTACATTGTGGCTGCACCCTTACTAATTCAAGATATTTACTCTTGGACTCGTCAAGGAATTGGTGGTTTACAAAGTGTAGTTTTGTATGCCCTACCGGAATTGGATGGAGCAATTGACACAGTCCCCCTAGGTGGACTGGTGGGGGAAAATATATACTTAGTACCCGAGCGAGTCCAAAGATTAATTGACAGGGTGAGGAAGTGGGTTACACTGGGTCGAAAACCAAAATCAGCGAGAAAAATTGCTATTATTCTTTATGGTTTTCCCCCCGGTTATGGCGCGGTGGGAACTGCTGCACTATTAAATGTCCCTCGTAGCTTGATTAAATTGCTTCATGCACTCAAAGAAGAGGGTTATACAGTGGGTGAAATTCCCCAAGATGGGGAAGAGCTGATTAGACAAGTAAAAGTGGTGGATGAAGAATTGGAAACCTGGGAAAAAAATAAACCCTTCCCCACTAATACTAATACGGTAAACGTCAAAACCTTAGAAAAATGGTTGGGTTATCTTCGCACCTCCCGAATTGAAAAACAGTGGCAATCTTTAAGCGGTGCAGGAATTAAAACCTACGGAGATGAACTACATGTTGGTGGTGTGCAACTAGGAAATATTTGGATTGGTATTCAACCACCTTTAGGGATTCAAGGAGATCCCATGCGGTTAATGTTTGAAAGAGATCTAACCCCCCATCCCCAATATGCAGCTTATTATAAATGGTTACAAAATGAATTCCAAGCTGATGCAGTGGTGCATTTCGGTATGCATGGTACGGTAGAATGGCTACCTGGTTCTCCTTTAGGGAACACAGGTTATTCTTGGTCAGATATTCTTTTGGGAAATTTACCAAATTTATATATCTATGCTGCCAATAATCCTTCCGAATCAATATTGGCTAAACGTCGTGGTTATGGGGTATTGATTTCTCATAATGTGCCACCTTATGGTCGAGCAGGTCTATATAAGGAACTAGTAAGTTTACGAGATCTCATCGCCGAATATCGAGAAGACCCACAAAAGAACTATATTTTAAAAGAAGGAATTTGTAAGAAAATTGTTGATACAGGTTTGGATGTTGATTGTCCTTTTGACGATGCCAAAAAATTGGGAATTCCCTTTACCCCGGAAAATGTCAAAATGTTTAGTGTTCATGCTTTTGAACATTATTTAGTTAAGTTGTATGAGTACCTGCAGGTATTGGAAAACCGTCTGTTTTCTTCCGGATTACACACATTAGGTGAACCACCTAATCAAGAAGAACTAACGGGTTATTTGAACGCCTATTTTGGGGAAGGAACTGAAGTACAAGAAGAGGAAAATCTCATTATAGATTTATTGAATCAGTCCACCGATGAATTAACCAACCTATTACGAGGACTAAATGGTGAGTATATTCCCCCCGCACCGGGTGGAGACTTGCTCAGAGATGGTCCAGGTGTATTACCCACAGGGAGAAATATTCACGCTTTAGATCCCTATAGAATGCCTTCCCCCGCTGCTTATGAGCGAGGTAGGGAAATTGCTCGCAAAATCATTGACCAGCACTTACAAGAACATCACTCCTATCCAGAAACTGTAGCAGTTTTATTATGGGGTTTAGATGCAATTAAAACCAAGGGTGAATCCCTAGGGATTTTGTTAGAGTTGGTAGGTGCTGAACCAGTGAAGGAAGGAACGGGAAGAATTGTCAGATATGATTTAAGACCCCTAGAAACCGTGGGACATCCTAGAATTGATGTGCTGGGTAATTTATCGGGTATTTTCCGTGATAGCTTTGTGAATATTATTGAACTGTTGGATGATTTATTCCTGCGAGCAGCACAAATTGACGAACCTCAAGAGTGGAATTTTATTAGAAAACATGCTTTGCTCTTACAAGCACAGGGAGTAGAAAATCCATCAGCTAGATTGTTTTCTAACCCCTCCGGTGATTTCGGTTCTTTGGTTAATGACCGAGTAGTTGATGGTAATTGGGATAGTGGTGATGAATTGGGCAAAACCTGGGAGAGTCGCAATGTTTTTAGTTATGGTCGTCAAGATAAAGGACAAGCTAGACCAGAGGTATTACAAACCTTATTAAAAACAAGCGATCGCATAGTCCAGGAAATAGACTCTGTAGAGTATGGTTTAACCGACATTCAAGAGTATTATGCCAATACGGGGGGGTTAAAAAAAGCTGCAGAGCAGCAAAGTGGAAAGCGAGTGACAGCTAGTTTTGTGGAGAGTTTTTCTAAAGACACCACACCCAGGAATTTAGATGATTTATTAAGAATGGAGTACAGAACTAAGTTATTAAATCCTAAATGGGCTAACTCCATGGCCAATCAAGGTTCGGGAGGTGCTTTTGAAATTTCCCAGCGGATGACAGCTTTAATTGGATGGGGGGGAACAGTGGATTTTAGGGACCATTGGGTTTATGAACAAGCAGCAGACACCTATGCTTTAGATCGGGAAATGGCGGAAAAATTGCGTCAAGCTAACCCGGAAGCATTTAGGAATATTGTCAGCAGGATGTTAGAAGCACATGGTCGAGGTTTGTGGAATGCGGATGAAAATAGACTAAATCAACTGCGTCAGTTGTATGAGTTGACTGATGAACAGTTGGAAGGTGTGGGAGTTTAA
- the cas5d gene encoding type I-D CRISPR-associated protein Cas5/Csc1 yields the protein MMIYRCDLRLQDNVFFATREIGGLYETEKYLHNWALSFAFFETDYIPRPYRIQGKTVQELTYELTYLDSNQEQSLFHLNQARIYVFPALPISCSYHVNTLESVPYHPEYSNIKVKEIAVGSHFKTYVFAPHEITIPHWIRLGKWSAKIKVETTILSEFKEKSGEYISKHPLNPIDLSRTTKLLLYNRIFMSPSSLLSQAQLTGDYYQLPDHTCLPRRVGYGASTGILS from the coding sequence ATGATGATTTATCGATGTGACTTAAGATTACAGGATAATGTTTTTTTTGCCACTCGTGAAATAGGTGGTTTGTATGAAACTGAGAAATATTTGCATAATTGGGCATTGAGTTTTGCCTTTTTTGAAACAGATTATATTCCTCGCCCTTATCGAATTCAAGGTAAAACAGTTCAGGAACTTACTTATGAACTTACTTATTTAGATAGCAATCAAGAGCAAAGTCTTTTTCATCTAAATCAAGCCAGAATTTATGTTTTTCCTGCTTTACCAATTAGCTGTTCATATCATGTTAATACCTTAGAATCAGTTCCCTACCATCCTGAGTACAGCAATATTAAAGTTAAAGAAATAGCTGTGGGTAGTCACTTCAAGACCTATGTTTTTGCTCCCCATGAAATTACAATTCCTCACTGGATTAGACTGGGTAAATGGTCAGCAAAAATTAAAGTTGAGACCACCATTCTCTCAGAATTCAAAGAAAAATCTGGAGAATATATTAGTAAACATCCTTTGAACCCCATAGATTTATCTCGAACCACTAAATTATTACTTTACAATCGGATTTTTATGTCACCCTCCAGCTTGTTAAGCCAAGCACAATTAACAGGGGATTATTATCAGTTGCCAGATCACACCTGTTTACCCAGGAGAGTTGGTTATGGTGCAAGCACTGGGATATTGAGCTAA
- the cas7d gene encoding type I-D CRISPR-associated protein Cas7/Csc2 has protein sequence MSFLDSFLYSIKPEFHTALPRLASGKYVHLIMLRHIQSFSVLPKEGVLKRVRTKAGIETSDIITRLVMFKHQQTTPERLVGRELLCSLGLAGNNPRDKDKYCEYNGENSCKQCPDCIIYGFASNESGRELAKVHSDSVFSLGSSELDDLISGVTFPAIETLCDPTFETFLYVLGNLLHTHPYLGMSNHVIGIVFCDGEIFSNLHFTQALYDVFKSDLKVPLVDIITKATEVSNNLLNQEPVRKTRIITGSRLIDLLTEVSILYQDETQLKTVMTALEQQTKIYAQIYPSSCGNSWSTRNQEIIVNIPCTLS, from the coding sequence ATGAGTTTTTTAGACAGTTTTTTGTACAGTATCAAACCAGAATTTCACACAGCTTTACCCCGTTTAGCATCTGGTAAATACGTCCATCTTATAATGTTGCGTCATATTCAATCATTTTCGGTATTACCAAAAGAGGGAGTGTTGAAAAGGGTACGCACAAAAGCGGGAATAGAAACTAGTGATATTATTACGAGACTAGTGATGTTTAAACATCAACAGACCACACCAGAAAGATTAGTAGGAAGGGAATTATTGTGTTCCCTTGGTTTAGCTGGTAATAACCCTAGGGATAAGGATAAATATTGTGAATACAATGGTGAAAACTCGTGTAAACAATGCCCAGACTGTATTATTTACGGATTTGCTAGTAATGAAAGTGGAAGAGAGCTGGCCAAGGTTCACTCGGACTCAGTTTTTTCTCTTGGTTCTAGTGAATTAGATGATCTCATTTCGGGGGTTACCTTTCCTGCGATAGAAACCCTGTGTGATCCCACTTTTGAAACTTTCCTATATGTTTTGGGCAATTTACTGCATACCCATCCTTATTTGGGAATGTCTAATCATGTAATTGGAATTGTATTTTGCGATGGTGAAATATTCAGTAATCTTCATTTTACCCAAGCATTATATGATGTTTTTAAATCAGACCTTAAGGTTCCTCTAGTGGACATAATTACCAAGGCCACAGAAGTGAGCAATAACCTATTAAATCAAGAACCAGTACGCAAGACTAGGATAATTACAGGTTCACGGTTAATAGACTTACTAACAGAAGTTTCCATCCTTTATCAAGATGAAACTCAATTAAAAACTGTCATGACTGCACTTGAGCAACAGACTAAAATTTATGCTCAAATTTATCCTAGTTCTTGTGGTAATTCTTGGTCTACAAGAAACCAAGAAATTATCGTCAATATACCCTGCACCCTATCTTAA
- a CDS encoding aldehyde dehydrogenase family protein — MMTPIEVRNPRTGKFDYVIVPPPAKLLSQQCHRLRRGQISWQQIGVEGRIETLKHFRESIVCDYSLLKNALISDTGRLGTSTLEIDILLNNIDKWCNLAPQLLQSTAKNTSLPFISLRQQLAPYTLVGIISPSHFPLLSSTIDAIPALLAGCAVIIKPSELTPRFFANLMTIINKINKLKDVLTCIEGGPETGAILIDEVDLICFRGSLQTGRLVAQNAARNFIPAFLELGGKDPAIILESANLDLAASAILWSAVMNRGGSSIERIYVAESVYEEFYHLLITKSHQLKLAYPDIESGEIGPIMCENQAKIINDHLQDAIKKGAVIHCGGKVEEMEGTWWCKPTVLTQVNHSMKIMMEQTFGPIMPIMSFSTVEEAVNLANDSIYGLNAAIFAESEELAVEIGMELDVGAISINDAGLTAIMQEGENHPLKFSGLGGSRMGSSVFKKFLQTKAFLIKTNNLKDPWWFNTEQSI, encoded by the coding sequence ATGATGACACCAATAGAAGTGCGTAACCCTCGCACAGGTAAATTTGATTATGTGATTGTTCCCCCACCAGCAAAACTACTTTCCCAGCAATGTCATAGACTGCGTAGAGGACAAATCTCTTGGCAGCAAATTGGTGTTGAAGGAAGAATAGAAACTCTAAAGCATTTCCGAGAATCTATAGTATGTGATTATAGTCTATTAAAAAATGCTTTAATTAGTGATACAGGGAGATTAGGAACATCAACATTGGAGATAGATATTCTCTTAAATAACATTGATAAATGGTGTAATTTAGCTCCTCAACTGTTACAATCAACGGCCAAAAATACATCGCTTCCCTTTATTAGTTTAAGACAACAACTAGCTCCGTACACACTAGTTGGGATCATAAGTCCCAGTCATTTTCCCTTATTGTCATCAACAATTGATGCTATTCCTGCTCTGTTAGCAGGTTGTGCGGTAATTATCAAACCCAGTGAACTAACACCCCGGTTTTTTGCCAATCTCATGACTATCATCAATAAAATTAATAAACTAAAGGATGTATTAACCTGCATTGAAGGTGGACCCGAGACAGGGGCAATTTTAATAGATGAAGTAGATCTAATTTGTTTTCGAGGTAGTTTACAAACAGGGAGATTAGTTGCTCAAAATGCTGCTAGGAATTTTATTCCAGCTTTTTTAGAATTAGGAGGGAAAGATCCAGCCATTATTTTAGAATCTGCCAATTTAGATTTAGCAGCTTCGGCAATTTTATGGTCAGCAGTTATGAATAGGGGTGGTTCATCAATTGAAAGAATTTACGTTGCGGAGTCTGTATATGAAGAGTTTTATCACTTACTAATCACTAAATCCCATCAATTAAAATTGGCCTATCCTGACATTGAAAGTGGAGAAATAGGACCAATTATGTGTGAAAATCAGGCTAAAATTATCAATGACCACCTACAAGATGCAATAAAAAAGGGAGCAGTAATTCATTGTGGAGGCAAAGTTGAAGAGATGGAGGGTACTTGGTGGTGTAAACCTACAGTCCTGACCCAAGTAAATCATTCCATGAAAATAATGATGGAACAAACCTTTGGTCCGATCATGCCCATCATGAGCTTTTCCACCGTTGAAGAAGCAGTGAATTTGGCTAATGATTCCATTTATGGATTGAATGCTGCCATATTTGCCGAATCAGAAGAATTAGCGGTAGAAATTGGTATGGAATTAGATGTGGGTGCCATTAGTATTAATGATGCAGGTCTAACAGCTATTATGCAAGAGGGGGAAAATCATCCCCTAAAATTTTCTGGTTTAGGAGGGTCTCGCATGGGTAGCTCAGTTTTTAAAAAGTTCCTCCAAACCAAGGCGTTCTTAATAAAAACTAACAATCTTAAAGATCCTTGGTGGTTTAATACAGAACAGTCTATTTAA
- the bioF gene encoding 8-amino-7-oxononanoate synthase, giving the protein MNNNPYSWIEESLNTIHRADWYRSVQTINSPPGAVVFLSGQKMINFASNDYLGLAADDNLKMSAIEAIRQFGTGSTGSRLLTGDRQLHRELEQAIASTKQTEDAVVFSSGYLANVGTITALVGKRDIIFSDQYNHSSLKSGGILSGGTVIEYPHCDMTVLGKKLQEERQKYRRCLIVTDSVFSMDGDLCPLPNLLDLAEEFNSMLLIDEAHATGVMGKSGAGCVEHFNCTGRELIQIGTLSKALGSLGGYAAGSSALIDFLRNRAPSWIYSTALSPADTAAALAGINIVQKEPERRKRLWENVNYLQTVVKENLGKLKILPTQSPILCFELPDAGTALEVGKYLREEGIFAPAIRPPTVPTSRIRITIMATHNREHIDKLVDSLQRIS; this is encoded by the coding sequence ATGAACAATAATCCTTACAGCTGGATAGAGGAATCATTAAATACCATTCATCGAGCTGACTGGTATCGTTCTGTACAAACTATTAACAGTCCCCCAGGTGCGGTTGTATTCCTATCCGGGCAAAAGATGATCAATTTTGCCAGTAATGATTATTTGGGATTAGCTGCTGATGATAATCTCAAAATGTCTGCTATAGAAGCCATTCGTCAGTTTGGTACGGGAAGCACTGGTTCCCGATTGCTCACTGGAGATCGTCAATTACACAGGGAATTAGAGCAGGCGATCGCATCTACTAAACAGACAGAAGATGCTGTGGTATTCAGTTCGGGTTATTTAGCTAATGTAGGGACAATCACCGCATTGGTAGGGAAAAGAGATATCATATTTTCCGATCAGTATAATCATTCCAGTTTAAAAAGTGGCGGGATTTTGAGTGGGGGGACCGTGATAGAATATCCCCACTGTGACATGACAGTTTTAGGAAAGAAACTACAGGAGGAGCGACAAAAATACCGTCGTTGTTTAATAGTCACAGATAGTGTGTTTAGCATGGATGGGGATTTATGTCCATTACCAAACTTGTTAGATTTAGCTGAAGAATTCAACAGTATGTTACTGATAGACGAAGCACATGCAACTGGGGTGATGGGTAAAAGTGGTGCTGGGTGTGTAGAGCATTTTAATTGTACAGGTAGGGAATTAATTCAAATTGGCACATTAAGTAAAGCCCTGGGGAGTTTAGGAGGTTATGCTGCGGGGAGTAGCGCATTGATTGACTTTCTCAGAAATCGGGCTCCCAGTTGGATTTATAGTACAGCTCTGTCACCAGCAGACACCGCTGCTGCACTTGCGGGAATAAATATAGTGCAAAAAGAACCAGAACGAAGAAAAAGATTATGGGAGAATGTTAATTATTTACAAACAGTGGTGAAAGAGAACCTAGGGAAACTGAAAATATTACCAACCCAGTCCCCCATATTATGTTTTGAGCTACCTGATGCTGGAACAGCATTGGAGGTGGGAAAATACTTAAGAGAAGAAGGTATTTTTGCTCCAGCTATTCGTCCTCCCACTGTTCCCACAAGTCGGATCAGAATTACAATAATGGCAACCCATAACAGAGAGCATATTGATAAGCTAGTGGATAGTTTGCAACGGATATCCTAA
- the nrtS gene encoding nitrate/nitrite transporter NrtS, producing the protein MKQNNNIRTFCVCLVNPKMMGTAIRVSLVVGSILFMINHGSALLKGEMNPERWISAGITYLIPYMVNIHWQFINDYRK; encoded by the coding sequence ATGAAGCAAAATAATAATATCCGAACCTTTTGTGTATGTCTTGTCAATCCAAAGATGATGGGTACAGCAATAAGAGTTTCTTTGGTGGTTGGTTCAATTCTATTTATGATTAATCATGGTTCAGCACTTCTTAAGGGAGAAATGAATCCAGAACGCTGGATTTCAGCTGGAATAACATACTTAATTCCCTATATGGTTAATATCCACTGGCAATTTATTAATGACTATAGGAAGTGA
- a CDS encoding N-acetylmuramoyl-L-alanine amidase — MKFGIDIGHNCPPDTGAAGIRSEDKLTMEVGNKVISKLRGLGHQVIPCKPDSASSVSQSLGRRCDIANRNRVDVFTSIHFNAFNGKANGTEVFAASDAGRRIAQSIVNEIVSLGFFNRGVKNGSHLYVLRNTNMTGVLIECCFVDSAKDMQLYDGEAMANAIVKGLTGKLPTTPVKPVEDVTGDKDTSILRLQKALNQLKITDRNNRPLTEDNFTGPATSSAVEKFQRVVGIIPTGMATQTTWDAINQILAKRTVQGNQTSGPIMRYLQYRVGTTPDGIYGKQTEAAIKKFQQQNGLTADGIIGPATWGKLLG, encoded by the coding sequence ATGAAATTTGGCATTGATATAGGTCATAATTGCCCTCCAGACACCGGAGCTGCAGGTATTAGGTCGGAAGACAAATTAACCATGGAAGTGGGCAATAAAGTTATCTCTAAGTTAAGAGGTTTAGGTCATCAGGTGATACCTTGCAAACCCGATAGCGCTTCTTCTGTCAGTCAGTCTCTGGGTAGACGTTGTGATATTGCCAATCGTAATAGAGTTGATGTTTTTACTTCTATTCATTTCAATGCCTTTAATGGAAAAGCAAATGGCACAGAAGTATTTGCTGCAAGTGATGCGGGAAGAAGAATCGCCCAATCCATAGTGAATGAAATTGTTAGTTTAGGGTTTTTTAACCGTGGCGTTAAAAATGGATCTCATTTATATGTACTGAGAAACACTAATATGACAGGTGTTCTCATAGAATGTTGCTTTGTAGATTCAGCTAAAGATATGCAGCTCTATGACGGGGAAGCAATGGCTAATGCTATTGTTAAAGGGTTAACTGGCAAACTACCAACCACTCCTGTGAAACCGGTGGAAGATGTAACTGGTGATAAGGATACTAGTATTTTGAGACTACAAAAAGCGCTCAATCAACTAAAAATTACTGATAGAAATAATCGACCACTGACGGAAGATAACTTTACAGGACCTGCGACAAGTTCTGCAGTAGAAAAGTTTCAAAGAGTTGTGGGTATTATTCCTACAGGAATGGCGACTCAAACTACCTGGGATGCCATCAATCAGATCTTGGCAAAACGAACAGTTCAGGGGAATCAAACTAGTGGACCAATCATGAGATATTTACAATATCGTGTGGGTACAACGCCCGATGGTATTTATGGTAAACAAACAGAAGCAGCAATTAAGAAATTTCAACAGCAGAATGGTTTAACCGCTGATGGAATTATTGGTCCTGCAACTTGGGGTAAGTTACTGGGATAG